In the genome of Alphaproteobacteria bacterium, the window AGACCCATCAGTGCCTCCGTCGCAATGGCCGTCCATAGGGACATAAGCGGCGCAATTTCCTCACGCAATTCGGGTGGCGAGGATAAGAACAGCCAACCTTCACTCTCTTCATCTTTTACCCATTCTCGAATAGAAAAGGGGCGCTCGGTTTCTTTAAAGAATGTTAAACACTCTGTATGGGCTTGCAAGTTTGATCGCACGCCCATCACTGTCTCAGCCGCATCTGCATTCATAATGGCTGCAGCATTGCTATCCTTATAAAATGATTCGATTTCACGTATGGGCCCGTTGGTTGCATAACGGAAGAAGTCTTTATTGGTCAGCCGATGGAGTGCGTGCAGCTTTTCAGCCGTCGCCATAAAAACTACCCGACTGGCTTTCGTCCAATAAGATTCATTACCTTTGCCGTCCGCAGGTATGAGAACCGATGATATCAGGCGTAAGTGATGAAGTTTCGGACAATCGCCCCAAGTATTCCAAGGTTTTGAGCGTGCATCCTGGGGATTCAATATGATGTCTTTCTCTGATCGATAATACTTTTCAATAAAACCACCCGTCATATCAACAATGATTGCGCGCTGTTTCTTGGCTCGAATCTGCTGTAAAAGTTCATGTATGCAATTGGTTTTACCTGATCCCGTCGTTCCAATTATCAACGTGTGCTGCTTCTCCTTATCTTTGATGAGAGGAACACCCCCTAAAGTGAAGTCCGAAGTCTCTTTGCGCCTTTTTATCAACTTCTTGAGTGTTTTAGCCGAAACAACTTCCGTTCCCGATAGGATGCGTTTACGGGCTGTAGAATGTCCTCTCCATATCCAAATTCCACAAATGAAGCAGAATACCCAAACCATCACTCTAAGCGAAAGCCACGCATTGTCGATAATCTGTTGTTTCACATTTTTGGCATGAATTTGATGTCTGCGGTCTTTATAGATGTTGATTGAACGAACGATTCTTTGAGTTCCATTCGGATCAGTGTAAAATTGTGTGAGTTTGTTTTTCTTCACAAAAGGAAGGTCTAGCTTAAACTCTGCCCAATGATAAGCCCATGCTGCTGAGCGTTCGTAAGGTGTGTAATCAAGCCAGCTCTTCGTTCCAAAGAACAATATGCCTATCAACATTGTAGTGATAATCGTGACAACCAGCACTTGACGAATCATATGGAGATTATGGAGGGTAACCTGACCACCTCGAGTAAAAGTTTTCATCATGAGCTTTGCTCCTTTGAGATTGTTAAAAGTGCCACACATCTATGATTTTGTTGAAGAAAAGATTGAAGAATTTCCATTTGCTTTAAATATTTTGTGGTAAAGTTAATCATGGAAGGATGGAAAAGATGACTGATACAGCCAATACATCTATCGAAACTCCGTTGGAAGAAGTTCCTAAGTTCAAAGTGAAGTTTTATCGCGATAAACGCATTTACATTACGGCCTTGATGAGCTTCTGCATCTTTGTTGCTACGGAAAACCTCTTCCTTTCCCTTCTGTCTCATGTGATGTTGACCCTTTTTTGGGAATGGTGGTTCTTTACCTATAGAGGCTATAAAGACTCTTTGCGTGCTTCTGAAGCCTATTTCCAATGGACTCAAGTGACTCCCCAGCAAATGGATGAGTTTAATGCATTCATGATTAAATTGCGCAGAATAGCATTTCCAATGAGTATTTTCATGGCCCTCACGTTTTATTTTTTTGTAGAAGATGTGGGTTACTACACTGCATTTCTGTTCACATATCTTGGTATCGTTGTCATCCCCTCTGGAATTGCGATGCTGCTTGGAAAAATTAAATATCCCTATCCACCACTTAGTAAGAATCAAGAGTACCAATGGTCTTATCCGATGAGCGTTATTCACAGTCCGATGTACAATGCGGCTTCGAATAACAAGCTGGCAAATCCCTACTCTTGATGGAATTGGATTTATGAAGGATAAATTCATAATTATTTCCATATTTTATTCCAAGACTTCTTTATAAGACCTTTACTCTTTTTACTTTCAAATGCCTGCTCGTTTGCATCAAATTCTCCACGGAACTCTTCATTGGTAAGAGGGACTTTGTATTGATCTATGGTCTGTCTTGTCTCTTGACGACGAGCCTGTAATTTTGCTTCCAGCTCATAACCTCCTTGATTGAGATTCTGCTTCTGCCGCATCTCCTCAAGGCCAGAACTGCTTGTTGGCATTGAGTTTATGTTTTGCCTCGAGTCAGTATTGTGCTGTTGAATATCTGCCCTTGATGAAAGCTCTTTTGGCTGCATAACGGATTGATTGTTATCAAGGAATCCTTCGATTTCCTTTTGGTAAGCAGTTGGATTTTGGGTTTGCCAAGCTGCTGCTGCCAACTTGTCTCCACTAAATTGTTTATCTGCAATATAGGATAATGAAGAGTCATTGAGGTTGCTTCCGGAAGCGATTCCCTTTTGTCGCTGAAGCGAGGCAGTTTCGCTCCACATTTGAGATTCTTGAAGGCTTGCAGCAGCTTGCTCTGAGAAGCTTTCAGCCTTGTTAAAATGCTCTTGAACTTGATCGAGCATCTGACTTGATGAAGTGTTACTAATGGCTCCTTTATTATCCTCAACGTATTGCAATCCATGACTTAAGTTATCGGCAAATTGTTTTGCAACACCGCTTTTAAGATGCTGAGACATTCCTTCACTATCTTTTGCAGAAGCCTGGAATTGGCCGCCTAAATTTGCTGCTATTCTTCCAAATAGGCCCCCTGACCCCACACCCGCTTCTCCACTAGCACCTAGCAATATATTAAAAGCCTTATCTTCAGATAAGTTATGATCCTTGGCAAATTGCTTAGCAATATCCATGGAGTTTGATAAGGATTTTTGGGCACTTGCTGAACCACTCTCGCCAAACGTTTCTGTAAATCCTTGGCTATCAGCAAGACTCTTGGTTAAGGAAAATAACTGATTCATTCCCATCTGAACCTGCTGACCTGCTGCCTTTGTGTGGCTGAGTGAAGATTGAAGAGCTACCTGACTTTGAAGTCCAGACATTGCACTTACAGCATCGTTTTGAGAGACATTCGTACCGAGTTGTGTTTGATGTTCTTGTAAACTTAGTTGCCCTTCGGTTCCATAGAGGGCGGCCATCTTCCCATCATCAAAGCGAGATCCATAATTGAAGGAAGAACCCAACTGCTGTTGAGCAACTTGAGAGTTAGCAATATGACGTGTATGTAAATTTTGTGCATCAAATGACACATTGCCATCAACAACTTCAGCACCTGCTTTGCCTGCAAAGGTTTCTCCGCCTTGGGTGAATGAAGAAGATAATTGAGAAAAAGCATAGCCCCCACTCCAGAGAAGCGCATAGGAAATGAAAGGAACCGAGTATTGTAATCCCATCACAAAACAATATGCATTGTAGGCAGCATCAGCCAACCCATTCTGAGTCATGAGATTAAGACCTTGCCCGTATCCAATTGTTTGAGAAGCCATACTTTGACTTGCAAACATATGGCCTAAGGCATTGAGGATTGCCAATAAGATTGGCCAGGTAGCCAGCCATGCCATCACCTTTACCCATGTGACAAGCAACCCAATTCCACCTGGTAAGAAAGTCATGGGAGCCATAACCGCAAAATAGATCAATGCGAGCGTAAAGATGATGGTGTGAAGAATAGGAATTTGAGATCCCGCCAAAGCAGCTTTGACGAGAAATGAGCTATCCTGCTGCGCGATGCCACGGTCTGCGTTCAGATGAGCGAGTTCAGCGCTATTGCGCCTTAAACCGAGCTCATCACGCTTGTCTTGAAGAGCACCGCGATAGCTATTCAACATCAGCTCTTGCTGAATGATGTGAGCCGCATCGCTTGATCCTCGTGCAAGATATTGCCATGCATCCCCAAAATATTGTTTCAAGCGGCGCGTCTGGGTTTCAGCATCGCCTTTCACGTCGAACATCTTCATAGCTAGAGATTTGAAACCCGTCTCTACTTCGATGGGAATGATTGCTCTCACCTTTTGGGCACACTCTCGACAGTTCATGAAGGCAGATTGGCCATTGAGTTGTCGCCAATAAATCCCTAAAAGTGGATGGGGATTTGCCTCAATAAACCCGAGCATATCTTCTGTTTCTAATGCCGCCTTTTTGCCGGGCTCCAGGTTAGAGAATACATACGGCCATGCAAAACATTGTCGGGTAAAATCTTTCAAGTTCTCACGGATAAGGGGATCTCGGATACTCAAGGTGTGAGCCGCTTGAATCAACTTTGCACCGAACATCGGTCCAACCCTGGAAAACCGCTCCATGTCGCTTGACGTGAATACCGTTTCGATATGCTCTGTCAAAAATTCGCTGATTGTGCTGGAGAGGCTTGCCACCGCTGCGATGCCAAGGGGAATATTATCAATTTTGCTGTACTTAAAATTCAGGTCAACCTTGTCGATAATATTGACGGAAGCTTTAGGTCCATAGAACAAGGCGACCAGAAGAAATGTCGGTAATATCCACTCTTTAAATAATATTGGCAATGATCCACCTGGAACTGACCTGACGGCTGTATAGAGTAAAGCAATGCCAATTGTTAAGCTACCAACAGATGTAAAATAAGGATTCTGACTTGCAAAGATTAAGCTGATCCCATTGAAGATGGTCCAGAGAATCTTGCCGCCCCCATAGATATAAACAACGTATTCCATGTAACACGCTCCTTAACTGTTTTTTGCAACAATGGCTTGCTCTATGGCTTGTATGGTTTGGTTCAGAATGGTGATGGAACCGCCATTGGCTCCAATCAACAAGGATTGAACGCGAGACCGAGACCTTTGCAAGTTTTTCTTGAAACTCTCGATCGCCGTATCTTCCAGCTGAATCTTTTGCAATGCATCAACAGCCTCAAGGACTTCACTCATCACGCGATCGAATTGTGTGAGAATCACATTGGCCGCGATGTATTCAGCCGCATCCTGCATGAGGAAAGGCGTACCAGCGGCCACACTCACTTGGATATAACGATAGACGGGAACATTGACTGCATCATTCAGAAACGCAATATCTTCTGCTGCGATCGATTCTTTAGAGATATATTTTACCCGCAATTCCGAGATTTTATGGATGACTTTCGCTTTCATTGTCATGTTGGGGTGATCGCTGTTATCTTGGATGGTAATTTGTGTAAGACGCGGCGCAAGGCATTTCTGATCTTCATCACAAGTGAGCTGAGAGGTCGTTCCTCCCTTTAGATAAGCCGCAATAAAATCCTTCTGATCAGCCTTTGGTTCGATGACCTTGAGGCGAATAGTTTCACCCTCTCGTCTGGAAATCAATGTTCCGGTAACAGACATAATAAAAGAAGCCAGCTCTTTATTCTCGGCGTATTCTGGCATTTTTTTGAGAACATGCCACACAAGGTTGTATTCACCCAGCATGAGGTCTTTATATTTTACTTGGGCATTTTGAACGTTAGAATGAATGGCGTTGGGTTTCCCGCAATGTTGACGTGCACCAAACCAATCTTCACCGCCACTACGCCTCTCGTTCATGCAGATTTGTTCACTCGCTGCCGTTCCTTTCGGCCATAGACCACCGACAATCTTCTGACTCGCTTGGCAAGAATTGAGCATCATATTATTCATGTCTTGAACAGATTTACGAAGTTGAGACAAAAGATTTTCAACTTGAGGGGCCATGGTTTTCATAGCCAACTGAAGGCCATAGGTTGGAACCCCCGTTCCAATCTGACGAAGAAGCTGGGATAGTTGTTCCCCTTGCAAAAAGGAAAATGATCCAAAGTATAAATCAAGATTATTACACCCAGCTCCCAACTGAGGCAGGCTGATATTGATCGGTTGAACCACACTATTATTTTGACGCAATACATAGCCACCACCAGTATAATAACCCGCAGCCTGATCCTGAAACGCTCCGGGGGTTGTTCTATTCACTTGGCCGCCTAAGCTTTGGAAAAAGGTATCTAAAGCGCTGGCTTCGATAGGACTTGGGAAACAACACAAAAAGAAAAAGAACAAGGTGCTAATGGTTTTAGGAAACATGTGGCGCCTCCTCTAAAAATCGAATGATAACTTTTAAGTTTTCTCGAAGCTGAGACTGGTTCACCAACCCCCGAGCCAAAGGAATCACTTGACGAGTTTGCGGATTGACTAAGAACAAAGCCGGAAAGATACCCTCCGGATTAAGGACTGCAATGGTTCCATTATCAACTTCCGCATCAGTGAACAACTCAAGGGCCTTTCTTTCTGCGAATGTCGACGGTCGACCCCCGATAGCCTTACACTCAAAACCATAAATATTCATCAGGTCTTTGACGATGGGGGCAAATTCATGACAGTAGGGACAGTCCTCTTTAAAGAGAAAGAATAATCCATATGTTTTAGTCAAAGTCCTTATTTTCTGATCGAGTTGATGATCAAGTTGCTCCTGATAAACCTTTCGATGTTGGGGGCTTGGTTGATCGGATGAGCGAAAGTTTTGGGTAGTAAGAAGTGAAGCGAGCATCCAAGCTTTTTCGAACTCTGTTGCACGATTCATAATGGCATTCTGAGCCTGCTGCATCATTTGAACATTATCTAGGGTGGGCTCCAAAATTGCCTTAGCTTGGATCTCTTCAAAGTTCTTTCGCAATGTCTCTATTCTTCCGGGGTAAGAAAGCCTTTTTGATAGCTCATTTTTATTGATAGCAGAATCATTTTCTTCTTTCTTGATGATGGACAGAGAGCGCTTATACCAAAGCCACCCTTTTTGCTCACCTGAGTACCAGTTTGAATGAACTGGTGATATAAGAAAAATCAGAAGAAAAAGAATTGATCTAAAAATCCCCATGATCACGTCCTTGTATTTTTTGTGACTTGTTTATTTGACTTGTTTTATCCTTCATTGATTGTTGAATGCCTTGGGTAATCTTTTGAACGTTCGGTACTTTTGTGCTGACTGCAATATCCTGAAAAAGGTCCGAGAAATTGACTTTAGAAAAATCCATTTTTGACAATTGCTCAGCCGTAAGTCCTTGGCATTGAGGTTGTTGAGGATACCCGAATCTAAGTCCTAATTGTGCTCTTCCTTGTTCCTGAATAATTTTGGCAAGTTTACTATCGTAGCAGCAAAAGGTTGTTTTCTTTCGAATGCATTGACCTGCGAGCTTTTCAGCACAATATGTTCCCACCATCACACATCTGTTTTTATCCCGTAATTCTCGCAGCTCTTTCTCTTCAGCACCACATGAAGACAATTTGAGAGATACACCCCATCCTTTGCCAGACCCACAACAATCTCGAAAATCTAAACAATTGCGTGTGCACCGCCGATCTGTTCCTTTGAAGATAGTAGAAAAGTTCCGCAAATCATTCTGAGCTTCTTTCAGCACCGACATCTGACTCAATACTTCAAATAAATCTTGATTGGGTTTATAAGTGGTATCTGTACAGTCAACACTTAAACAAAAAGGGTTCTCTTTATTGGATGATTGAAAAGACTTTATAGATCTTTTGCTGGCAGGACAGCGGAAAGTTTGTTCCCAAAGAACACACGTGTTCCCAACCTTCTCTTGGCAAACAGAATTAGTCTGATAACAGCCTTTTTCTCGCAAACCTGCACAAGATTTAGTTGAACTCTTAAAACACGCATATTGATAATGTTCTTCAAAATGATCACGTGTAAGAGGCTCGCCTTGAATGGTTCGTGTTTCATTTTGAGGGCTTTTGGTGACACTCACATAACGACAAAGACCTTGCTCTACGAGCTTTTCAAGGTGGGTACATCCATCAACCCATTTTTCACTGATAACATCTACTTTTTTGGGGGCAACATCTACCCGAGATGCACATCCTCCGCAGTATTCTGTCCAATGGCTATAGTGCAGACTCCATCCACTTCTTTCCTTTCGTGCGTGCCCTGGACAATAGGCAATATTTGTTCTCAATTCAGGGGTGATTTTAAGGGCAATTTCTAAATGTTTTAAACAACCTTGTTGATATTCCTCACCACCCTCTGTGCAAGTTTTAATTTCTTCTGAGGGACTCTCAGAGCCAGGGGTTTCCATGGGAATTTCGGTGATATGTTCACTAAGGGTTTTTTGAGGGTCAGCAATGGCTTGATTGGCCGATACAACCAACGGATCTTTTTGTGAATCGATGACGTAGTGCTGTCGAGAATCAGAGGTGTCCCTAATCAGTTTGGCGGCCTCGTTGTCGTACATTATTTTCTGAGTTTCACTTCCAAGGTCATGACTCTTGATTTTTGACTGAGGCAGGTCTATTCCCCCATATCCTGGGACAACTTGAGGGTTTTGAGGTTTGGGGATGGGAAGACTTTGAGCCCATGAACTGCCTTGGTCAAAGGACTTGTTCATGGCTTCAACTATTGAAATCGTTGATAGAATCACCGCCAGTATTATGAAGGGCATCTTCATGATTTATTCCACATACCTTGGAGATTTTGGTATAGTTTCTGTGCTTCTGTCTTTAACTCTGCTTTTTTCCTAAATTGATCTAGCGCTTCAATTAAAGATATGTGCCCCTCAACTCGATCAATGGTTTGTTTGTTAACCAGTACAAATGTAGGAACGACGGTAATGTTATGATCATCAAACTTTGGTGGATCAATCTCAGCAGCGATGCCTAAATCCTGCATGTAAATTTGGGTTTTTGAAAAAGTTCCCCCAACAAGCCCCCGAAACACGATGTGAGCTCCTATCTTTTGAGCTTGTTGACCTAAGACTTTGATGGATTCTTGAGGCATACTTGATGAGACGAAGATGTAGAGTTGCGCAAGAGGTTTATCAACATCTTGAGATTTAAGATTCATGCCACATTTTCCGGATGGGTGGTCAGAATGCGCACCTGTACAAGCCTTTCCAGCTTTACCTCCGAGAATCTTAGAGATCTTTCTTGTCGGATCTTTAAGGGAATGGATCAGAGTTTTCGCGTCAATTGACCCAAACTTTGATGCTTGCTCTGCTTGACTAATAATTTCCTGAGCTTCCTTTCCAGCACATAAAGAGCCGAGAATCGTACCCAAAAAAATTATAATAATTCTTCTTTTCATAAGCTTTCCTCAAATCAACTAATCAAAGGAGACAGCAATCGCGACGCCTCCAAACCAAATACCCAAAATCCGATCCCTTATAGGGAAATTCCTTCCCTCCTTGCCACAATACTTCTGTATGGCCAAAGGGATAGCAATTAGACGCC includes:
- a CDS encoding conjugal transfer protein TraN, whose product is MKMPFIILAVILSTISIVEAMNKSFDQGSSWAQSLPIPKPQNPQVVPGYGGIDLPQSKIKSHDLGSETQKIMYDNEAAKLIRDTSDSRQHYVIDSQKDPLVVSANQAIADPQKTLSEHITEIPMETPGSESPSEEIKTCTEGGEEYQQGCLKHLEIALKITPELRTNIAYCPGHARKERSGWSLHYSHWTEYCGGCASRVDVAPKKVDVISEKWVDGCTHLEKLVEQGLCRYVSVTKSPQNETRTIQGEPLTRDHFEEHYQYACFKSSTKSCAGLREKGCYQTNSVCQEKVGNTCVLWEQTFRCPASKRSIKSFQSSNKENPFCLSVDCTDTTYKPNQDLFEVLSQMSVLKEAQNDLRNFSTIFKGTDRRCTRNCLDFRDCCGSGKGWGVSLKLSSCGAEEKELRELRDKNRCVMVGTYCAEKLAGQCIRKKTTFCCYDSKLAKIIQEQGRAQLGLRFGYPQQPQCQGLTAEQLSKMDFSKVNFSDLFQDIAVSTKVPNVQKITQGIQQSMKDKTSQINKSQKIQGRDHGDF
- a CDS encoding DUF485 domain-containing protein, producing MTDTANTSIETPLEEVPKFKVKFYRDKRIYITALMSFCIFVATENLFLSLLSHVMLTLFWEWWFFTYRGYKDSLRASEAYFQWTQVTPQQMDEFNAFMIKLRRIAFPMSIFMALTFYFFVEDVGYYTAFLFTYLGIVVIPSGIAMLLGKIKYPYPPLSKNQEYQWSYPMSVIHSPMYNAASNNKLANPYS
- a CDS encoding conjugal transfer protein TraF, producing the protein MGIFRSILFLLIFLISPVHSNWYSGEQKGWLWYKRSLSIIKKEENDSAINKNELSKRLSYPGRIETLRKNFEEIQAKAILEPTLDNVQMMQQAQNAIMNRATEFEKAWMLASLLTTQNFRSSDQPSPQHRKVYQEQLDHQLDQKIRTLTKTYGLFFLFKEDCPYCHEFAPIVKDLMNIYGFECKAIGGRPSTFAERKALELFTDAEVDNGTIAVLNPEGIFPALFLVNPQTRQVIPLARGLVNQSQLRENLKVIIRFLEEAPHVS
- the traD gene encoding type IV conjugative transfer system coupling protein TraD, with product MMKTFTRGGQVTLHNLHMIRQVLVVTIITTMLIGILFFGTKSWLDYTPYERSAAWAYHWAEFKLDLPFVKKNKLTQFYTDPNGTQRIVRSINIYKDRRHQIHAKNVKQQIIDNAWLSLRVMVWVFCFICGIWIWRGHSTARKRILSGTEVVSAKTLKKLIKRRKETSDFTLGGVPLIKDKEKQHTLIIGTTGSGKTNCIHELLQQIRAKKQRAIIVDMTGGFIEKYYRSEKDIILNPQDARSKPWNTWGDCPKLHHLRLISSVLIPADGKGNESYWTKASRVVFMATAEKLHALHRLTNKDFFRYATNGPIREIESFYKDSNAAAIMNADAAETVMGVRSNLQAHTECLTFFKETERPFSIREWVKDEESEGWLFLSSPPELREEIAPLMSLWTAIATEALMGLPDSQERRLWIVVDELPAIKKLPKLQTMLAEIRKYGGCAILGTQDMSQLDEIYGQHIVKSIANLCSTKVVFRIEGAEIAERMSKWLGTQEVSETMENISYGAHQMRDGVSLNDQRKEKPTIHPDRLMKLPDLQAYLKLPGDYPIAKVKFKIHKLPNVANGFKESIN
- the trbC gene encoding type-F conjugative transfer system pilin assembly protein TrbC; translated protein: MKRRIIIIFLGTILGSLCAGKEAQEIISQAEQASKFGSIDAKTLIHSLKDPTRKISKILGGKAGKACTGAHSDHPSGKCGMNLKSQDVDKPLAQLYIFVSSSMPQESIKVLGQQAQKIGAHIVFRGLVGGTFSKTQIYMQDLGIAAEIDPPKFDDHNITVVPTFVLVNKQTIDRVEGHISLIEALDQFRKKAELKTEAQKLYQNLQGMWNKS
- a CDS encoding conjugal transfer protein TraH; its protein translation is MFPKTISTLFFFFLCCFPSPIEASALDTFFQSLGGQVNRTTPGAFQDQAAGYYTGGGYVLRQNNSVVQPINISLPQLGAGCNNLDLYFGSFSFLQGEQLSQLLRQIGTGVPTYGLQLAMKTMAPQVENLLSQLRKSVQDMNNMMLNSCQASQKIVGGLWPKGTAASEQICMNERRSGGEDWFGARQHCGKPNAIHSNVQNAQVKYKDLMLGEYNLVWHVLKKMPEYAENKELASFIMSVTGTLISRREGETIRLKVIEPKADQKDFIAAYLKGGTTSQLTCDEDQKCLAPRLTQITIQDNSDHPNMTMKAKVIHKISELRVKYISKESIAAEDIAFLNDAVNVPVYRYIQVSVAAGTPFLMQDAAEYIAANVILTQFDRVMSEVLEAVDALQKIQLEDTAIESFKKNLQRSRSRVQSLLIGANGGSITILNQTIQAIEQAIVAKNS
- a CDS encoding conjugal transfer protein TraG is translated as MEYVVYIYGGGKILWTIFNGISLIFASQNPYFTSVGSLTIGIALLYTAVRSVPGGSLPILFKEWILPTFLLVALFYGPKASVNIIDKVDLNFKYSKIDNIPLGIAAVASLSSTISEFLTEHIETVFTSSDMERFSRVGPMFGAKLIQAAHTLSIRDPLIRENLKDFTRQCFAWPYVFSNLEPGKKAALETEDMLGFIEANPHPLLGIYWRQLNGQSAFMNCRECAQKVRAIIPIEVETGFKSLAMKMFDVKGDAETQTRRLKQYFGDAWQYLARGSSDAAHIIQQELMLNSYRGALQDKRDELGLRRNSAELAHLNADRGIAQQDSSFLVKAALAGSQIPILHTIIFTLALIYFAVMAPMTFLPGGIGLLVTWVKVMAWLATWPILLAILNALGHMFASQSMASQTIGYGQGLNLMTQNGLADAAYNAYCFVMGLQYSVPFISYALLWSGGYAFSQLSSSFTQGGETFAGKAGAEVVDGNVSFDAQNLHTRHIANSQVAQQQLGSSFNYGSRFDDGKMAALYGTEGQLSLQEHQTQLGTNVSQNDAVSAMSGLQSQVALQSSLSHTKAAGQQVQMGMNQLFSLTKSLADSQGFTETFGESGSASAQKSLSNSMDIAKQFAKDHNLSEDKAFNILLGASGEAGVGSGGLFGRIAANLGGQFQASAKDSEGMSQHLKSGVAKQFADNLSHGLQYVEDNKGAISNTSSSQMLDQVQEHFNKAESFSEQAAASLQESQMWSETASLQRQKGIASGSNLNDSSLSYIADKQFSGDKLAAAAWQTQNPTAYQKEIEGFLDNNQSVMQPKELSSRADIQQHNTDSRQNINSMPTSSSGLEEMRQKQNLNQGGYELEAKLQARRQETRQTIDQYKVPLTNEEFRGEFDANEQAFESKKSKGLIKKSWNKIWK